In Porphyromonas cangingivalis, a genomic segment contains:
- the rpsF gene encoding 30S ribosomal protein S6, producing MNNYETVFILTPVLSEDQMKEAVDKFAGLLESNGSEIVNREEWGLRKLAYPIAKKSTGYYVFLEFKADPSVINTLEVNFRRDEKVLRFLTFRQDKFAHQYAEKRRSLKSNNTVKEDK from the coding sequence ATGAACAATTACGAAACCGTTTTCATTTTAACTCCCGTTTTGTCTGAAGATCAGATGAAGGAAGCGGTAGATAAGTTCGCAGGTCTGCTCGAGTCAAATGGCTCAGAGATCGTGAACCGTGAAGAGTGGGGTCTACGCAAGCTTGCTTACCCTATCGCAAAGAAGTCTACCGGTTACTATGTATTCCTTGAGTTCAAGGCAGACCCTTCTGTCATCAATACTCTTGAAGTCAACTTCCGTCGTGACGAGAAGGTGCTACGTTTCTTGACCTTCCGCCAAGACAAGTTCGCTCACCAGTACGCAGAGAAGAGAAGATCACTAAAGTCTAACAACACTGTAAAGGAGGATAAGTAA